The Streptomyces sp. NBC_00224 genome has a window encoding:
- a CDS encoding ABC transporter permease gives MSAPTHTGAEAAPDLRATAPGYRPRRTLPLRVEAARQLRRRRTLVMGGILAALPFILVTAFAIGGTPSGRDGRITLIDTATASGANFAATALFVSAGFLLVVPVALFCGDTVASEASWSSLRYLLAAPVPRARLLWSKLAVALGLSAAAIVLLPLVALAVGTAAYGWGPLEIPTGGSLGAGEAVPRLAIAVAFVFVSQLVTAGLAFWLSTKTDAPLGAVGGAVGLTIVGNVLDAITALGDWRDALPAHWQFAWADALQPHLEWSGMAQGAGVSVGYALVLMALAFRGFEKKDIVS, from the coding sequence ATGAGTGCGCCGACGCACACCGGGGCCGAGGCCGCGCCGGACCTGCGGGCGACCGCCCCCGGCTACCGCCCGCGCCGCACCCTGCCCCTGCGGGTGGAGGCCGCGCGCCAGCTGCGGCGCCGCCGCACCCTGGTGATGGGAGGCATCCTCGCCGCGCTGCCGTTCATCCTGGTCACGGCGTTCGCGATCGGCGGCACGCCGTCCGGACGGGACGGCCGGATCACCCTGATCGACACGGCGACGGCGTCCGGGGCGAACTTCGCGGCGACCGCCCTGTTCGTCTCGGCGGGCTTCCTGCTGGTGGTGCCCGTCGCCCTGTTCTGCGGCGACACGGTCGCCTCGGAGGCCAGTTGGTCGTCGCTGCGCTATCTGCTGGCCGCACCCGTGCCCCGGGCGCGGCTGCTGTGGAGCAAGCTGGCGGTGGCGCTGGGTCTGAGCGCGGCGGCGATCGTCCTGCTGCCGCTGGTGGCGCTCGCGGTGGGCACGGCGGCGTACGGCTGGGGCCCGCTGGAGATCCCGACCGGCGGCTCGCTCGGCGCCGGGGAGGCGGTACCGCGCCTCGCCATCGCCGTGGCGTTCGTCTTCGTCTCCCAACTGGTCACCGCCGGACTGGCGTTCTGGCTCTCCACCAAGACGGACGCGCCGCTGGGCGCGGTCGGCGGCGCGGTGGGCCTGACGATCGTGGGCAACGTCCTGGACGCGATCACGGCCCTGGGCGACTGGCGCGACGCCCTGCCCGCACACTGGCAGTTCGCCTGGGCGGACGCACTCCAGCCGCACCTGGAGTGGAGCGGCATGGCCCAGGGGGCGGGGGTGTCGGTGGGGTACGCACTGGTACTGATGGCGCTGGCGTTCCGGGGCTTCGAGAAGAAGGACATCGTCTCGTAG
- a CDS encoding maleylpyruvate isomerase family mycothiol-dependent enzyme: protein MTAAHTPLDHDFYCSEILRQTDELRSHLTGAELAVTVPTCPDWTLRQLAVHVGGAHRWVAEIVRTKATAVVPQERVPDFTGPEKDEPEALDAWLAEGAALCADTLRTAGADQAAWTWAGEATAGFWARRMTHETVVHRADAALTVGAGYRLAPEVAADTIDEWLEIVTYVQAAKLAPAAAELRGPGRSIHLHATDVPGAEWLIELGEDGVSWRRGHEKATVALRGPLTDVLSVFYRRLPADSPRVEVLGDAELLDFWLQRASFG from the coding sequence ATGACAGCCGCGCACACGCCTCTCGACCACGACTTCTACTGTTCCGAAATCCTGCGACAGACCGACGAGTTGAGGTCCCATCTGACCGGTGCGGAGCTCGCCGTCACCGTGCCGACCTGCCCCGACTGGACGTTGCGCCAGCTCGCCGTCCATGTCGGCGGCGCCCACCGCTGGGTCGCCGAGATCGTCCGTACGAAGGCCACCGCCGTCGTCCCCCAGGAGCGCGTGCCCGACTTCACCGGCCCCGAGAAGGACGAACCGGAGGCGCTGGACGCCTGGTTGGCGGAGGGCGCCGCACTCTGCGCGGACACCCTGCGCACGGCCGGGGCCGACCAGGCGGCCTGGACGTGGGCGGGCGAGGCGACCGCCGGGTTCTGGGCGCGCCGGATGACCCACGAGACGGTCGTCCACCGCGCGGACGCGGCCCTCACCGTGGGCGCGGGGTACCGGCTCGCGCCGGAGGTGGCCGCGGACACCATCGACGAGTGGCTGGAGATCGTCACCTACGTCCAGGCCGCCAAGCTGGCCCCGGCCGCCGCCGAACTGCGCGGCCCCGGCCGCAGCATCCATCTGCACGCGACGGACGTGCCCGGCGCCGAGTGGCTGATCGAGCTCGGCGAGGACGGGGTGAGCTGGCGGCGCGGCCACGAGAAGGCCACGGTGGCGCTGCGCGGCCCGCTCACCGACGTCCTGAGCGTCTTCTACCGGCGGCTGCCCGCCGACAGTCCCCGGGTCGAGGTCCTAGGCGACGCCGAGCTCCTGGACTTCTGGCTCCAGCGGGCGTCGTTCGGCTGA
- a CDS encoding alpha/beta fold hydrolase, with protein MRLRRPRGRAAAGVAAALAVLAGAGVWTASGAGGTPAVHQEDRVMEMPGAKIDTSYFTAGDAKKKRPAVLLGHGFGGSKSDVRAQAQDLARDGFAVLTWSARGFGDSTGEIGLNDPAYEVKDVSRLVDWLAKRPEVKLDATGDPRVGVTGASYGGAISLLAAGYDKRVDAIAPQITYWNLADALFPDGVFKKLWAGIFFSTGGGCKTFEKQLCDMYERVAVSGKPDTQARDLLAARSPSAVGDRIKVPALIVQGQSDSLFPLGQADAMARRIRANGAPVAVDWITGGHDGGDRESGRVNSRIASWFDHYLKGDKGASTGPAFRVTRTGGISSTDGAAQLRGATSGSYPGLAEGTRKVSLTGREQTFENPAGAAPPAISAVPGVGGGLAGLSSLGVGGLSIDFPGQYARFDSEPLKPGLRITGSPTVRLKVTSGGDDAVLFGKVYDVSPDGKQQVLPAQLVAPVRVDGAKEGKEVEVTLPAVDHNVEAGHRLRLVVAATDLGYASPVAPGTYKVSLVDGSLTVPTAPGVKTEPAGVPWWAWGMPLAGAVIALGLLATRRATAPAPDPELAEVPLQITDLTKKYAKSTDRYAVRDLSFRVEKGQVLGLLGPNGAGKTTTLRMLMGLIRPDSGEVRVFGHAIRPGAPVLSRVGAFVEGAGFLPHLSGRANLELYWQATGRPAEDSHMDEALEIAGLGDALSRAVRTYSQGMRQRLAIAQAMLGLPDLLILDEPTNGLDPPQIREMRDVMIRYAQGGRTVIVSSHLLSEVEQSCTHLVVMDRGRLIQAGPVAEITGESDTLLVTVDGPVTEVLADKVTALPGIGAATRTDEGMLVRLDGATATELITELVRLDVPLTGVGPHRRLEDAFLTLIGGSA; from the coding sequence ATGAGATTGCGCAGACCTCGTGGGAGGGCGGCGGCCGGGGTGGCCGCCGCCCTCGCGGTGCTCGCCGGTGCCGGCGTCTGGACGGCCTCCGGTGCCGGCGGCACGCCCGCGGTGCACCAGGAGGACCGGGTGATGGAGATGCCCGGGGCGAAGATCGACACGTCGTACTTCACGGCGGGCGACGCGAAGAAGAAGCGCCCCGCCGTCCTCCTCGGCCACGGCTTCGGCGGCAGCAAGAGCGACGTCCGCGCCCAGGCGCAGGACCTCGCGCGCGACGGCTTCGCGGTGCTGACCTGGTCCGCGCGCGGCTTCGGCGACTCCACGGGCGAGATCGGCCTCAACGACCCGGCGTACGAGGTGAAGGACGTCTCGCGGCTCGTCGACTGGCTGGCGAAGCGCCCCGAGGTGAAGCTCGACGCGACGGGCGACCCGCGCGTGGGCGTCACCGGCGCGTCCTACGGGGGCGCGATCTCGCTCCTGGCCGCCGGGTACGACAAGAGGGTCGACGCGATCGCGCCGCAGATCACCTACTGGAACCTGGCGGACGCGCTCTTCCCCGACGGGGTGTTCAAGAAGCTCTGGGCCGGGATCTTCTTCTCCACCGGCGGCGGCTGCAAGACCTTCGAGAAGCAGCTCTGCGACATGTACGAGAGGGTCGCGGTCAGCGGAAAGCCGGACACGCAGGCGCGCGACCTGCTCGCGGCCCGCTCCCCGTCCGCCGTGGGCGACCGCATCAAGGTGCCCGCACTGATCGTCCAGGGCCAGAGCGACTCCCTCTTCCCGCTCGGCCAGGCCGACGCTATGGCCCGGCGGATCCGCGCCAACGGCGCCCCGGTCGCGGTCGACTGGATCACCGGCGGCCACGACGGCGGCGACCGGGAGTCGGGCCGGGTGAACTCCCGTATCGCCTCCTGGTTCGACCACTATCTGAAGGGCGACAAGGGCGCCTCCACCGGCCCCGCCTTCCGGGTCACCAGGACCGGCGGCATCAGCTCCACCGACGGCGCGGCCCAGCTGCGCGGCGCCACCAGCGGCAGCTACCCGGGCCTGGCGGAGGGCACGCGCAAGGTGTCGCTCACCGGCCGCGAGCAGACCTTCGAGAACCCGGCGGGCGCCGCCCCGCCCGCCATCTCGGCCGTGCCCGGCGTCGGCGGGGGCCTCGCGGGCCTGTCCTCGCTCGGCGTGGGCGGCCTCTCCATCGACTTCCCCGGGCAGTACGCGCGCTTCGACTCCGAGCCGCTGAAGCCCGGCCTGCGCATCACCGGCTCGCCCACGGTCCGGCTGAAGGTCACCTCCGGCGGCGACGACGCGGTGCTCTTCGGCAAGGTGTACGACGTGAGCCCCGACGGCAAGCAGCAGGTGCTCCCCGCCCAACTGGTCGCGCCCGTCCGGGTGGACGGCGCCAAGGAGGGCAAGGAGGTCGAGGTCACCCTGCCCGCCGTCGACCACAACGTGGAGGCGGGCCACCGGCTGCGCCTGGTGGTCGCCGCGACCGATCTCGGCTACGCCTCCCCGGTGGCGCCCGGCACGTACAAGGTCTCGCTCGTGGACGGCTCGCTGACCGTGCCGACCGCGCCCGGCGTGAAGACCGAGCCCGCCGGGGTGCCCTGGTGGGCCTGGGGCATGCCGCTCGCGGGCGCCGTGATCGCGCTCGGCCTGCTGGCCACCCGCCGCGCCACGGCCCCCGCCCCCGACCCGGAGCTGGCCGAAGTCCCGCTCCAGATCACCGACCTGACCAAGAAGTACGCCAAGTCGACCGACCGGTACGCGGTCCGCGACCTCTCCTTCCGCGTCGAGAAGGGCCAGGTCCTGGGCCTGCTCGGGCCCAACGGCGCGGGCAAGACCACCACCCTGCGCATGCTGATGGGCCTCATCCGCCCCGACAGCGGCGAGGTCCGCGTCTTCGGCCACGCCATCCGGCCGGGCGCACCGGTCCTGTCCCGCGTCGGCGCCTTCGTCGAGGGCGCCGGGTTCCTGCCGCATCTGTCCGGCCGCGCCAACCTGGAGCTGTACTGGCAGGCCACCGGCCGCCCCGCCGAGGACTCGCACATGGACGAGGCCCTGGAGATCGCGGGCCTGGGCGACGCGCTCTCGCGCGCGGTGCGGACGTACTCGCAGGGCATGCGCCAGCGCCTCGCCATCGCCCAGGCCATGCTCGGCCTGCCGGACCTGCTGATCCTCGACGAGCCGACCAACGGCCTGGACCCGCCGCAGATCCGCGAGATGCGGGACGTGATGATCCGTTACGCGCAGGGCGGCCGCACGGTCATCGTCTCCAGCCACCTCCTGTCGGAGGTGGAGCAGTCCTGTACGCATCTGGTGGTCATGGACCGAGGCCGGCTCATCCAGGCGGGCCCGGTCGCCGAGATCACCGGCGAGAGCGACACGCTCCTGGTCACCGTCGACGGCCCGGTCACCGAGGTGCTCGCCGACAAGGTGACCGCGCTGCCCGGCATCGGCGCGGCGACGCGCACCGACGAGGGCATGCTGGTGCGCCTGGACGGCGCCACGGCCACGGAGCTGATCACCGAACTGGTCCGCCTCGATGTGCCGTTGACGGGCGTGGGCCCGCACCGCCGCCTGGAGGACGCGTTCCTGACCCTGATCGGAGGATCGGCATGA